From the genome of Pseudomonas helvetica:
GCTCAACGACTATGATTTCCAGCGCCCCAGCGCGCGTATCGACGTGCGCTCGGCCATGCCCCGTCCGCACACCGCCGGCGACTATCCGCTGTACGACTACCCCGGCACTTATGTGCAAAGCGAAGACGGCGAACATTACGCCCGCACCCGCATCGAAGCCTTGCAGACCCTGCACGAACAGGTCGAGCTGGCCGGCAACGCCCGAGGCCTGGGCTCGGGTCATTTGTTCAGCCTCACCGGCTTCAGCCGCCAGGACCAGAACCGTGAATACCTGATCGTCGGCACCCGCTATTACATTTCCCAGGAAAGCGGGGAAACCGGTGGTGGCGCGCCTTCGGCGCAGTTCGAAAGCAGCCTGACCTGCATCGACGCCCAACAAAGCTACCGCCCGCTGCCCAACACCCATCGCCCCATCGTCAAAGGCCCGCAGACCGCGTTGGTGGTGGGCCCCAAAGGCGAGGAAATCTGGACCGATCAGTTTGGTCGGGTGAAGGTGCATTTCTATTGGGACCGGCATGATCAGTCCAACGAAAACAGCTCGTGCTGGATTCGCGTGTCACAGTCCTGGGCCGGTAAAAACTGGGGCTCGATGCAGATCCCGCGGATCGGCCAGGAAGTCATCGTCAGCTTCCTCGAAGGCGACCCGGACCGGCCGATCATCACCGGACGCGTCTACAACGCCGAACAGACCGTGCCCTACGACCTGCCGGAAAACGCCACCCAGAGCGGCATGAAAAGCCGTTCGAGCAAGGGCGGCACACCGGCCAATTTCAACGAAATCCGCATGGAAGACAAAAAAGGCGCCGAGCAGTTGTACATCCATGCCGAGCGCAATCAGGACATCGTGGTCGAGGTCGATGAAAGCCACTCGGTGGGCCACGACCGCAACAAGAGCATCGGGCATAACGAGACGGTGACCATCGGCAACAACCGTCTGCGCATCGTCAAGCAGGAAGACATTCTGTCGGTGGGCCAGCGCAAGACCGACAGCATCAGCCAGAGCTACGTCATTGAAGTGGGCGAGAACCTGCGGCTGGTCTGTGGTGAAAGCATCCTGGAGCTCAATGCCAGCGGCCAGATCAACCTGACCGGCGTGCAAATCAGCTTCTATGCCAGCGGTGATGCCGAGTTCAACACCGGCGGCGTGCTGCACCTGAACAATGGCGGCGGCGCTGGCGCCACGCCTGATGGCCAGGGCGTCAAGGCGAGCATCGACGCCAACATCAATGCCGCGTTTCCCAAGTCCAAGAGCTAATCACGAGAGCTGTGTTCCATGACCTACCGAATCAATGAATTCCAGTTCCAGCTGCCGGAAAGCGAGTTACTGGACGCGTCGATCAACATCCTCAAGTTCGCCGAACTGGGCACTTCGCTGATCGTCAGCCGCAGCTTGCTGGCCGACGGCGAAACCCTGCAAAGCAACTTCGACGACCAGCTCAAACGCCTGGAAAAACAAGTGCAAGACTTGCGTTTTCAACCGGGCGTCGCCGTGCGCCTGGGTGCCAACCAGGACGTCGAAGGCATCGAGTTGCGCAGCCAGTTCAACAAGGGCAACGACAAAGTCTTCCAGTACCAATTGGCGCTGGTGTTGCCCGGCACCCGCAAAATGCTCGCCCTGAGCTACGTGAAGGCCGAAAAACTCGGCGATGCCGAAGCCGCGCATTGGGCGACCATCAAGAATTCGCTGTTGTTCGACGTTCCGGCCTGATGAGCACCCTGCATGTCTGACGCACTCTGGGTCAACCGGCCGTGCGCAGCGGTGACCGCACCTTGCTGCGGCTGATAAACATCTGACCAAAACACCAGCAGGTAAAGCCTTGGATAAACCTATAAAAGCCGCCAACAAAGCCAGAGTCAAAGCCGCCGCCAAAGGGGTCAGTAAAGGCAGAGGAGGCCGTTGCTCATGAGTGATTCGTTAATGATTACTAAAGTGGAGTGAGCCCCATGGCCAAGCGCATAACCTGGAAGGAAGGCGATTTAGTCAGCCTCAAACTGCGAGACGATTTATATACCGTAGGCCAGATGATCAAAAATTCCGTCATGCGCTTTTACGACGTGAGAAGCGTGAATGGAATCTGGAGCGATCTCGTGCTGGACGACAGTAAAATTCTGTTCAGCGGTTTTGTAGGGAAGGTCGTTACCCAACGACTTGCCGTCGAAAAACTACAGCCTGCGACTCCACTGGTCCTGTCAGACCACGAACGTTACTGGTTACGACCGCACGTTAACTTTGAGGGCGGTTTCCCCTTTCGCGGTGCCGACCTGATCGATACCGGCAAAGACTGCGCTATCGATTACAGCTTGGCACCCGTGCGTCAAAAAGAGCTGAAACTTTCAAAAAATCGCGACGCTATTGAACAGTATGAACTTACCAACATGTGGGGGGACGAAGACTTGAGCGACAGATTGTGCCGCTATTTCGATACTGGACTTAACCGTGACGATTTGAAATTTGAAGTATTTCCGGGGCTGTGGACGGATCGTGAGAATCTGCGACCTTTAACCCGACGCTTACCTGTACCACTAAGATAAAGAGCAGCGTTTAATTCACAGCTGGTGGTAACAGCTATGAAGGCGCTTGATCAACTGCCTTAAACGCCTGGCAAGCCTAAATGCGTCACTTGAGTTTTTATTCGGAATAACGAACATGAGCGCGTTAGAAAAGGCACTAATAGAGCTGCGCCGTATCCACAAGAAGTTCCAGTTAGAGGGCGGCTTCGAAAAGAATGGCCAAGTCAACGCCACATGGCCGCAAATGCTTGAACGCTCTGTCGAAACTGATTTTTTCTATGACAACTACGAGCCTGTGGGTGTAGAGATAGAGACAGGTTTGACTCCGATACGTTTTTTTGATCTGAACATCCTTGAAGAGGACCAAGTGGGCTACAAGTGGGATGGCAATTCAAACAAGTCGCAGCTCAACCCACACTGGCCAGCCAGTTTTGTAGTATTTATGGATGATATCGGAGGCGGTAA
Proteins encoded in this window:
- a CDS encoding DcrB-related protein; amino-acid sequence: MTYRINEFQFQLPESELLDASINILKFAELGTSLIVSRSLLADGETLQSNFDDQLKRLEKQVQDLRFQPGVAVRLGANQDVEGIELRSQFNKGNDKVFQYQLALVLPGTRKMLALSYVKAEKLGDAEAAHWATIKNSLLFDVPA
- a CDS encoding type VI secretion system Vgr family protein; translated protein: MLFNQASRLAKVTSPLGPEVLLLKDMGGGEELGRLFNYELQLHSLDNAIDLNQLLGKPMSLSLQLDGGGERHFHGIVARCSQNVDQGQFASYQVTLRPWLWLLTRTSDCRIFQNLTIPQIIKQVFRDLGFSDFEDALSRPYREWEYCVQYRETSFDFVSRLMEQEGIYYFFRHEQGRHVLVLADAYGAHASAPGYASVPYYPRNEQQRERDHIHDWHLAQEVQPGSLELNDYDFQRPSARIDVRSAMPRPHTAGDYPLYDYPGTYVQSEDGEHYARTRIEALQTLHEQVELAGNARGLGSGHLFSLTGFSRQDQNREYLIVGTRYYISQESGETGGGAPSAQFESSLTCIDAQQSYRPLPNTHRPIVKGPQTALVVGPKGEEIWTDQFGRVKVHFYWDRHDQSNENSSCWIRVSQSWAGKNWGSMQIPRIGQEVIVSFLEGDPDRPIITGRVYNAEQTVPYDLPENATQSGMKSRSSKGGTPANFNEIRMEDKKGAEQLYIHAERNQDIVVEVDESHSVGHDRNKSIGHNETVTIGNNRLRIVKQEDILSVGQRKTDSISQSYVIEVGENLRLVCGESILELNASGQINLTGVQISFYASGDAEFNTGGVLHLNNGGGAGATPDGQGVKASIDANINAAFPKSKS